The Octadecabacter arcticus 238 genome contains a region encoding:
- a CDS encoding SH3 domain-containing protein: MLVASCGNLAADRSVVEGTGPDELLKLRSGPGLGYGVILGLPDGTSLNRHDCVTEVGQLWCQVSLTTAPQIKGYVSADYLATR, from the coding sequence ATGCTTGTGGCCAGCTGTGGCAACTTGGCCGCTGACCGTAGCGTCGTCGAGGGCACCGGCCCGGACGAATTGTTGAAGTTGAGGTCAGGCCCCGGGCTTGGCTATGGCGTAATCTTAGGCCTGCCTGATGGAACCTCTCTGAATCGCCACGACTGCGTGACTGAAGTTGGACAACTTTGGTGCCAAGTCTCGCTCACCACCGCGCCGCAGATCAAGGGTTACGTCTCTGCCGACTACCTCGCGACGCGCTGA
- a CDS encoding IS256-like element ISOan6 family transposase, whose protein sequence is MGTTNIVDSARRDEMTDALTELLKTGAQQLIATTVEAELVSYLAQFTGLRTDAGHAAVVRNGHHPARPFQTGIGPVSVRIPKVRSKDGTPVTFRSALVPPYVRRTKTLEAALPWLYLKGISSGEMAPALKVLLGPDAVGLSANTVSRLKRDWTNEYEAWKGAELDDEPIVYIWADGVHSGLRGEDDKLCALVIIGVTARGKKRFLAIEDGVRESTQSWREVLLNLKSRGMNAPKLAIGDGAMGFWAAMDEVYPETRHQRCWQHKTMNVLNCLPKLSQPKAKAALHDIWQAETKVDAEKAFDLFIKTYEPKYPKATLCLQKDREELMAFFDFPAQHWQSIRTSNPIESAFATIRHRTKRSKGCLSRDGMLHMMFKLGQCAEQNWRKLRGFDYLAKVITGVTFKDGIETTNPDQITA, encoded by the coding sequence ATGGGAACTACTAACATTGTTGATTCTGCGCGTCGAGACGAGATGACGGACGCGTTGACGGAGTTGCTGAAAACGGGAGCACAACAATTGATCGCGACAACAGTTGAGGCTGAGCTTGTCAGTTATTTGGCGCAATTTACCGGCTTACGCACCGATGCCGGTCACGCGGCAGTCGTGCGTAATGGACATCATCCGGCCCGCCCGTTTCAAACGGGCATTGGCCCTGTGAGCGTGCGCATTCCAAAGGTTCGGTCCAAGGACGGCACACCGGTGACATTCCGGTCTGCCCTGGTGCCGCCCTATGTGCGCCGCACGAAGACGCTGGAAGCGGCCTTGCCATGGCTTTACCTCAAAGGGATCTCCAGCGGCGAGATGGCTCCCGCCCTCAAGGTTCTTCTGGGCCCAGATGCCGTTGGCTTGTCGGCTAATACGGTTTCGCGTTTAAAACGCGATTGGACCAATGAATACGAGGCTTGGAAAGGCGCTGAGTTAGATGACGAGCCCATCGTCTATATCTGGGCCGACGGCGTTCACAGCGGCCTTCGGGGCGAGGATGACAAGCTCTGTGCCCTTGTTATTATTGGGGTAACTGCCCGTGGCAAGAAGCGATTTCTGGCAATTGAGGATGGGGTGCGCGAGTCCACGCAGAGCTGGCGCGAGGTTCTGCTTAACCTCAAAAGCCGAGGCATGAATGCGCCCAAACTGGCCATCGGGGACGGTGCCATGGGGTTTTGGGCGGCCATGGACGAAGTCTATCCTGAGACCCGCCATCAACGCTGTTGGCAACACAAAACGATGAACGTGCTCAATTGTTTACCCAAGCTGTCTCAGCCAAAAGCCAAGGCCGCGCTGCACGACATCTGGCAGGCCGAGACCAAAGTCGATGCAGAAAAGGCGTTCGATCTGTTCATCAAAACCTACGAACCCAAATATCCCAAGGCCACACTATGCCTGCAAAAAGATCGTGAGGAACTCATGGCATTCTTCGACTTCCCGGCGCAGCATTGGCAAAGCATCCGCACTAGCAATCCAATTGAATCGGCCTTCGCGACGATCCGGCATCGTACCAAGCGTTCAAAGGGCTGCCTGTCACGCGATGGCATGCTGCACATGATGTTCAAACTGGGGCAATGTGCTGAGCAAAATTGGAGGAAGCTACGCGGCTTTGACTACCTCGCAAAAGTCATCACAGGCGTCACGTTCAAAGACGGAATCGAAACCACAAACCCCGACCAGATCACCGCATGA
- the pheT gene encoding phenylalanine--tRNA ligase subunit beta produces MKFTLSWLKSHLDTDASVDEICETLTDLGLEVEGVENPAAKLSDFVIGKVTHAEKHPDADKLKVCTVEAGYGPTQIICGAPNARAGITVVVAKPGTYIPGLDITIAVGKIRGIESFGMMASERELELSEEHDGIIELPAGEIGQSFADYLAEHDPARVDPVIEIAITPNRPDALGVRGVARDLAARGLGVMKPNDVDPVAASFANPITVTIDDDTLAQAPVFYGRLIKGVKNGPSPDWLQQQLRAIGLRPISFLVDVTNWFTYDLNRPLHVFDADKISCNSLRLHRATGTETLMGLDDKEYTLPEGATVISDGQGPESIGGVMGGLATGCTADTTSVFVEAAYFDPIRTAYTGRALKINSDARYRFERGIDPAFTPIGLEHAVRMIVDHAGGEASEVVQAGQIPDTSRAYKLDTDRCSSLVGMDIPADTQRATLTALGFVMDGDMAQVPSWRPDVQGTADLVEEVARIASLSNLKPVPMPRVRAGVPAPVLTPMQKRLAMARRTTASLGYNECVAYSFIDQAAAALFGGGTDATMLANPISSEMSHMRPALLPGLLQAAARNQARGMANLALFEAGDAFHGGEPGEQHTLVTGILVGKTNPKDVHGTSRDVDIYDAKADAEAILSAMGAPTKVQILRGAGDAWHPGRHGMICLGPKKILGVFGEIHPKILTALGVKGPVVGFVLYPSDIPMPKNASVNRGAASLPDLQAVERDFAFVMDTTVDALTAVNAAAGADKTLIEDVCIFDEFVGGSLGDGKKSLAMTVRLQPSGATLKDVDIEAVSAKIIDKVTKATGGTLRG; encoded by the coding sequence ATGAAATTCACGCTATCTTGGCTAAAATCGCACCTCGACACGGACGCCTCCGTTGATGAGATTTGCGAAACGCTCACCGACCTCGGGCTTGAGGTCGAGGGCGTTGAGAACCCTGCCGCCAAACTGTCTGATTTCGTTATCGGCAAAGTCACCCATGCCGAAAAGCACCCCGACGCGGATAAGCTGAAGGTCTGCACGGTTGAGGCAGGGTATGGTCCGACCCAGATCATTTGCGGTGCGCCAAACGCGCGCGCAGGCATCACCGTCGTCGTGGCCAAGCCGGGCACTTACATTCCCGGCCTCGACATCACGATTGCTGTTGGCAAAATCCGTGGCATCGAAAGCTTCGGCATGATGGCCAGTGAACGTGAATTGGAACTGTCCGAAGAACACGACGGCATTATCGAACTCCCCGCCGGGGAGATCGGCCAGTCGTTTGCCGATTATCTCGCCGAACACGACCCCGCGCGGGTCGATCCAGTGATCGAAATCGCCATCACCCCGAACCGTCCCGACGCCCTTGGCGTGCGCGGCGTTGCGCGTGATCTGGCCGCACGTGGCCTAGGCGTGATGAAACCAAATGATGTCGACCCCGTTGCCGCGTCCTTTGCGAACCCGATCACAGTGACCATCGATGACGACACGCTGGCCCAAGCGCCGGTGTTCTATGGCCGCCTGATTAAAGGCGTCAAAAACGGCCCCAGCCCCGATTGGTTGCAACAACAGCTGCGCGCGATTGGCCTGCGGCCCATCAGTTTTCTCGTAGATGTGACCAACTGGTTCACCTACGATCTGAACCGCCCGCTGCACGTGTTTGACGCCGACAAAATCAGCTGCAACTCCCTGCGTCTGCACCGCGCCACAGGCACAGAAACCCTCATGGGCCTTGACGACAAAGAATACACGCTACCCGAAGGGGCGACCGTCATTTCCGACGGGCAGGGCCCTGAATCCATCGGTGGCGTGATGGGCGGTCTGGCCACGGGCTGCACGGCTGACACAACATCGGTCTTCGTCGAAGCGGCGTATTTTGACCCGATCCGCACGGCCTACACGGGCCGCGCTTTGAAAATCAACTCAGACGCGCGCTACCGCTTTGAACGCGGCATTGATCCCGCATTTACGCCGATCGGTCTGGAACATGCGGTGCGGATGATCGTCGATCACGCAGGTGGTGAGGCGTCCGAGGTTGTGCAGGCGGGCCAAATCCCCGACACATCCCGCGCCTATAAACTCGACACGGATCGCTGTTCGTCCCTTGTCGGGATGGACATTCCCGCTGACACGCAACGCGCTACCTTGACCGCGCTTGGGTTCGTCATGGACGGGGACATGGCACAGGTTCCAAGCTGGCGCCCTGACGTGCAAGGCACTGCGGACCTCGTCGAAGAGGTCGCGCGCATCGCTTCCCTCTCCAACCTCAAACCCGTGCCCATGCCCCGCGTCCGCGCGGGCGTTCCCGCACCTGTCTTGACGCCAATGCAAAAACGCCTCGCCATGGCGCGGCGTACGACGGCCAGCTTGGGCTACAACGAGTGCGTCGCCTATTCGTTCATCGACCAAGCGGCGGCAGCGCTGTTTGGCGGCGGCACGGATGCGACAATGCTCGCCAACCCGATCAGTTCGGAAATGTCGCACATGCGCCCCGCCTTGCTGCCCGGCTTGCTTCAGGCTGCGGCCCGCAATCAGGCGCGTGGCATGGCCAACCTCGCGCTGTTTGAGGCTGGCGATGCCTTTCACGGCGGTGAACCGGGCGAACAGCACACGCTGGTGACTGGTATCCTTGTTGGCAAAACTAACCCCAAAGACGTGCATGGCACATCGCGCGACGTCGATATTTATGACGCCAAAGCGGACGCCGAGGCGATTCTGTCCGCGATGGGCGCACCCACCAAAGTGCAAATCCTGCGCGGGGCGGGCGATGCGTGGCATCCTGGTCGGCATGGGATGATCTGCCTTGGGCCAAAGAAAATCCTTGGGGTGTTCGGGGAAATTCACCCGAAAATCCTGACGGCACTTGGCGTCAAAGGCCCTGTGGTCGGCTTTGTGTTGTACCCGTCCGACATTCCGATGCCCAAGAATGCGTCGGTCAATCGCGGTGCTGCATCGCTCCCCGATTTGCAAGCGGTCGAACGTGATTTTGCCTTTGTGATGGACACAACCGTTGATGCCCTCACAGCCGTAAATGCAGCGGCTGGCGCGGACAAAACCCTGATTGAAGACGTGTGTATTTTTGATGAATTTGTCGGCGGTTCCTTGGGAGATGGTAAAAAATCTCTCGCCATGACGGTTCGTTTGCAGCCAAGTGGGGCGACCCTAAAGGACGTTGATATCGAAGCCGTCAGCGCCAAGATAATCGACAAAGTCACCAAGGCGACGGGTGGTACGCTGCGCGGCTGA
- a CDS encoding YtoQ family protein, with amino-acid sequence MLKVYLSGEIHTDWREQIIDGAKDLDVEFHSPVTNHEASDDCGVTILGAEPNKYWHDHKGAMVNAIRTRKGIADADVVVVRFGEKYRQWNAAFDAGFAAALGKSLIVLQQPDHDHALKEVDAAALAMAREPSEVVEILRYVLTGDLPA; translated from the coding sequence ATGCTCAAAGTATATCTATCCGGCGAAATTCACACCGATTGGCGCGAACAGATCATCGACGGGGCCAAAGACCTCGACGTGGAATTCCACAGCCCCGTCACCAACCACGAAGCGTCAGACGATTGTGGAGTCACTATTTTGGGCGCGGAGCCGAACAAGTATTGGCACGACCACAAGGGCGCGATGGTCAATGCGATCCGCACCCGCAAAGGCATCGCGGACGCAGATGTTGTTGTGGTCCGGTTTGGTGAAAAATACCGCCAATGGAACGCGGCGTTTGATGCGGGCTTTGCTGCGGCCTTGGGCAAATCATTGATCGTGCTGCAACAGCCCGACCATGATCACGCCCTGAAAGAAGTTGACGCAGCAGCCTTGGCCATGGCGCGCGAACCGTCAGAAGTTGTCGAAATCCTGCGTTATGTTCTAACGGGCGATCTGCCTGCGTAA
- the pheS gene encoding phenylalanine--tRNA ligase subunit alpha, which yields MDDLKSKYLDLIGKAADEATLEDLRVQAVGKKGEVSLQMRSLGKMTPEERQVAGPALNALKDEINSALVAKKMALGDAALDQRLRAEWLDVSLPARDRRVGTIHPVSQVWEECTAIFADMGFATAEGPQIDTDWYNFDALNIPGHHPARAEMDTFYMHRDVGDDRPPHVLRTHTSPVQIREMEKQGAPIRIICPGRVYRADYDQTHTPMFHQVEGLAIDKNLSMANLKWVLEEFFTAYFGTSVKTRFRASHFPFTEPSAEVDIQCSFSGGTVKVGEGDDWLEVLGSGMVHPKVLQAAGVDPEEYQGFAFGMGIDRIAMLKYGIPDLRAFFESDLRWLRHYGFSALRVPTVHGG from the coding sequence ATGGACGATCTGAAATCAAAATACCTCGACCTTATTGGCAAGGCCGCTGACGAAGCCACGCTCGAAGACCTGCGGGTTCAGGCGGTTGGCAAAAAGGGCGAAGTCAGCCTGCAGATGCGCTCCCTTGGCAAAATGACGCCTGAGGAACGACAGGTCGCCGGACCCGCGCTCAATGCCCTCAAGGATGAGATCAACAGCGCCCTCGTGGCCAAGAAAATGGCGCTTGGCGATGCGGCCTTGGATCAGCGGCTGCGGGCGGAATGGCTTGACGTGTCACTGCCCGCGCGGGATCGTCGGGTTGGCACGATCCACCCTGTCAGCCAAGTCTGGGAAGAATGCACCGCGATCTTTGCCGACATGGGCTTTGCCACCGCCGAAGGGCCGCAGATCGACACCGATTGGTACAATTTCGATGCGCTCAACATCCCCGGTCACCACCCTGCGCGCGCCGAAATGGACACGTTCTATATGCACCGTGATGTGGGCGATGATCGCCCGCCCCACGTCTTGCGCACCCACACCAGCCCCGTGCAAATCCGCGAAATGGAAAAGCAGGGCGCGCCCATCAGAATCATCTGTCCGGGCCGCGTTTACCGCGCCGATTATGACCAAACGCACACGCCGATGTTCCATCAGGTCGAAGGCCTCGCCATCGACAAGAACCTTAGCATGGCAAACCTGAAATGGGTGCTCGAAGAATTCTTCACCGCCTACTTCGGCACGTCGGTCAAAACCCGTTTTCGCGCGTCACACTTCCCGTTCACCGAACCCTCCGCCGAAGTCGACATTCAGTGTTCGTTCTCTGGTGGCACGGTGAAGGTGGGCGAGGGCGACGACTGGCTCGAAGTCCTTGGCTCCGGCATGGTCCACCCCAAAGTCCTACAGGCTGCTGGGGTTGATCCCGAAGAATACCAAGGCTTCGCCTTTGGCATGGGCATCGACCGCATCGCCATGCTGAAATACGGCATCCCCGACCTGCGCGCGTTCTTCGAGAGCGACCTGCGCTGGCTGCGCCATTACGGGTTCAGTGCATTGCGCGTGCCGACGGTGCATGGGGGGTAA
- a CDS encoding ISAs1 family transposase, with amino-acid sequence MGGCSHRVLIAMHIFLSAFDEVPDPRASNVRHDLGELLVIAFVSVLCGSTSCAEMAAFGRAKESLFRNFLKLKHAIPSHDTFSEVFRIIDPKALDAAFSKVLADVTKLLKDGDIIAIDGKALRGARDPGESARTRMMVSAYASRLRLTLATVPADRGTELSAAIEALGLIDLRGKVVTGDALHCNRRTVAAINAGGGDWCLALKGNQESLLSDARGCFSKGHKSDPTAVTENTGHGRKETRKAVVVSAKALAEYHEFPGLKGFGRIEATRETGGKVTSETRYFALSWVPTPEVLLAAVRDHWAIENALHWQLDVSFREDAARNRKDNGPGNIAVLRRRALDVLRRDTSKGSLSIKIKRAGWDTTFLRSILSDLATT; translated from the coding sequence ATGGGTGGTTGTTCTCATCGGGTGCTCATCGCCATGCATATTTTTCTATCCGCCTTCGACGAAGTTCCTGATCCGCGCGCCAGTAACGTGCGCCACGACCTTGGTGAACTGCTCGTTATCGCCTTCGTGTCGGTCTTATGTGGATCGACCTCCTGCGCCGAGATGGCCGCATTTGGCCGTGCAAAAGAGAGCCTTTTCAGGAACTTCCTGAAACTCAAGCATGCCATTCCATCGCATGATACCTTCTCGGAGGTCTTCCGGATCATCGACCCGAAGGCACTCGATGCGGCCTTCAGTAAGGTACTTGCCGATGTGACCAAGCTCCTCAAAGACGGTGATATCATCGCGATTGACGGCAAAGCGTTACGGGGTGCGCGCGACCCGGGCGAAAGCGCACGGACCCGCATGATGGTCTCAGCCTATGCCTCGCGGCTGCGCCTGACGTTGGCGACAGTACCTGCCGACCGAGGCACAGAACTCAGCGCGGCCATAGAGGCGCTTGGGTTGATCGATCTGCGGGGCAAGGTGGTCACCGGTGATGCATTACATTGCAACCGCCGCACGGTTGCCGCAATCAACGCAGGCGGCGGTGATTGGTGCCTCGCCCTCAAGGGTAACCAGGAATCCCTGTTGTCTGACGCCCGTGGATGTTTCAGCAAGGGGCACAAAAGCGATCCAACAGCCGTTACGGAAAATACCGGCCATGGAAGAAAAGAAACCCGTAAGGCGGTTGTGGTATCGGCTAAGGCATTGGCAGAATACCACGAATTCCCTGGCCTCAAGGGGTTCGGTCGCATCGAGGCGACCAGAGAGACGGGCGGAAAGGTGACCTCAGAGACCCGCTACTTCGCGCTGTCTTGGGTTCCCACACCTGAGGTGCTGTTGGCCGCTGTCCGCGACCATTGGGCCATCGAAAATGCCCTTCATTGGCAGTTGGATGTGTCTTTCCGCGAGGACGCCGCACGCAATCGGAAAGACAACGGTCCCGGCAACATCGCCGTTCTACGTCGCCGCGCACTCGACGTCCTCCGGCGTGACACATCCAAGGGCTCTCTCTCCATAAAAATCAAACGTGCAGGCTGGGACACCACCTTCTTACGCAGCATTCTCAGTGACTTGGCAACAACATGA
- the mscL gene encoding large conductance mechanosensitive channel protein MscL — translation MLKEFRDFIAKGNVMDMAVGIIIGAAFTAIVGSLVADLINPIISLFMGGVDFGGLFANLNGDYATIEAADEAGAAVFAYGRFIMAIINFLIIAFVVFMLVRSVNKLKKAEVEAPAPAGPTQEELLADILAALKK, via the coding sequence ATGTTAAAAGAATTCAGAGACTTCATCGCCAAGGGCAACGTCATGGATATGGCTGTTGGTATCATCATCGGTGCAGCATTCACCGCAATTGTTGGCAGTCTTGTGGCCGATTTGATCAACCCGATCATCAGTCTGTTCATGGGGGGCGTCGATTTTGGCGGCTTGTTTGCCAACTTGAACGGTGATTATGCAACGATCGAAGCAGCCGACGAAGCTGGCGCAGCCGTATTCGCCTATGGCCGTTTCATCATGGCGATCATCAATTTCCTCATCATCGCGTTCGTCGTGTTCATGCTGGTCCGCAGTGTTAACAAGTTGAAAAAAGCCGAAGTAGAAGCACCGGCACCAGCAGGCCCGACGCAGGAAGAATTGTTGGCGGACATCTTGGCCGCATTGAAAAAGTAG
- a CDS encoding class I SAM-dependent methyltransferase, which produces MTDAATFWDKIAPKYAQDAIKDMAAYEYTLERTKSYLNADDRVLEMGCGTGSTALQIAPHVREMTGTDISPVMAEIARTKAAAGGIKNVEFRVATAQDAAKLSGTFDVVLGFNLFHLVRAPEDIFDDVYAMLLRGGFFITKTPCLNDKSVGLKRFAFKAMIPLMRMLGKAPYVGFFTQKEYDDALRFAGFEIVEAGNFPAISRYVVAKRA; this is translated from the coding sequence ATGACCGACGCAGCAACCTTCTGGGACAAGATCGCCCCGAAATACGCCCAAGACGCCATCAAAGATATGGCCGCCTACGAGTATACGTTGGAGCGGACAAAATCCTACCTCAACGCCGATGACCGCGTGTTGGAAATGGGCTGTGGCACTGGATCGACCGCCTTGCAGATCGCGCCGCATGTGCGCGAAATGACCGGCACCGATATTTCCCCTGTGATGGCCGAAATTGCCCGTACCAAGGCCGCTGCTGGTGGTATCAAAAACGTGGAATTCCGCGTGGCTACAGCGCAGGACGCCGCTAAGCTGTCAGGCACGTTTGACGTGGTGCTGGGGTTTAACCTGTTTCACCTCGTGCGCGCCCCTGAAGACATCTTTGATGACGTTTATGCCATGCTGCTCAGGGGCGGGTTTTTCATCACCAAGACACCCTGCTTGAACGATAAATCTGTCGGGCTGAAACGGTTTGCATTCAAAGCGATGATCCCGCTGATGCGGATGCTTGGCAAAGCGCCCTATGTCGGGTTCTTCACGCAGAAAGAATACGACGACGCACTGCGTTTTGCAGGTTTCGAAATCGTCGAGGCTGGAAATTTCCCAGCTATCTCACGCTATGTCGTGGCGAAGCGCGCGTAA
- the tnpC gene encoding IS66 family transposase — protein MDQVTALEQLLATAQRWIAELEAALASMAQENADLRRQLAKNSSNSSKPPSSDGLKKPVPRSLRGKSGKKSGGQVGHRGDTLRQTATPDFVERHEAEACGTCQHGLTAGMIKAVERRQVYDIPVPRLEVTEHQAAIYCCGHCRATTTATFPDGVNAHVQYGKRIRAAAVYCNVQQLIPEDWVCQLLRDLFGATSLCAASVTNWVNGTARTLGGVVEHILARLNEGGVRHLDETGLRVAGKLHWLHSISDLAFTHYRISAKRGAVPSFLTGGTIVHDHWKSYYAHMSGVDAHALCGAHHLRELKAIEEIEKEPWACAMSVLLNSANQLKCAAQGRGETELPTSVHHGILTKYMAILTEGLAFHERQDPLARRTGARGRKARRPGHNLLVRLRDYRDDVLRFLTDFTVPFTNNQAEWDLRMMKLRMKISGTFRTLEGAQVFADIRSVISTVRKHGGNILETLTLSPQQIIARL, from the coding sequence ATGGACCAAGTTACTGCTCTTGAACAACTCCTCGCCACGGCTCAGCGCTGGATCGCCGAGTTGGAAGCCGCGTTGGCGAGCATGGCGCAAGAGAATGCGGATCTGCGGCGTCAGTTGGCCAAGAACAGCAGTAATAGCAGCAAGCCGCCTTCGAGTGATGGGTTGAAGAAGCCGGTACCGCGTAGCCTGCGTGGTAAGTCCGGTAAGAAAAGTGGTGGCCAAGTTGGCCACCGAGGCGACACCCTACGTCAGACAGCAACGCCTGACTTTGTGGAGCGACATGAGGCTGAGGCCTGTGGCACCTGTCAGCATGGCTTGACGGCTGGGATGATCAAGGCGGTGGAGAGGCGTCAGGTTTATGACATACCGGTGCCGCGTCTGGAGGTCACAGAGCATCAGGCAGCGATTTATTGTTGTGGCCATTGCCGAGCCACGACGACAGCCACCTTTCCCGATGGCGTGAATGCACACGTGCAATACGGTAAGCGCATTCGGGCGGCGGCGGTCTACTGCAATGTTCAGCAGCTGATCCCCGAGGATTGGGTCTGCCAACTCCTGCGTGATTTGTTTGGTGCCACCAGCCTATGCGCGGCCAGCGTGACCAACTGGGTGAACGGCACAGCGCGTACCTTGGGTGGCGTCGTCGAACACATTCTGGCCCGGCTCAATGAAGGCGGCGTTCGGCATCTGGATGAGACCGGACTTCGTGTTGCTGGTAAGCTGCACTGGCTGCACTCAATCAGCGATCTCGCCTTCACGCATTATCGCATCAGCGCCAAGCGCGGTGCTGTTCCATCCTTCCTGACCGGCGGGACAATTGTTCATGACCACTGGAAGTCCTATTACGCCCATATGAGTGGGGTGGACGCGCACGCCCTGTGCGGGGCGCATCATTTACGGGAACTCAAGGCCATCGAAGAAATCGAAAAGGAGCCGTGGGCGTGCGCGATGAGCGTGCTGCTCAACAGCGCCAATCAGCTCAAGTGCGCGGCTCAGGGGCGAGGCGAGACCGAACTCCCCACGTCGGTTCACCACGGCATCCTCACCAAATACATGGCTATCCTCACCGAGGGCCTCGCCTTCCATGAGCGACAAGACCCACTGGCTAGACGCACTGGTGCGCGAGGCCGAAAAGCCAGGCGGCCAGGCCATAACCTTCTGGTCCGCTTGCGCGACTACCGTGATGACGTCCTAAGGTTCCTTACGGACTTCACAGTTCCCTTCACCAACAATCAGGCCGAATGGGACCTGCGCATGATGAAGTTGCGCATGAAAATCTCGGGAACTTTCCGCACCCTCGAGGGCGCGCAGGTCTTCGCTGACATCAGATCCGTCATCTCGACGGTCAGAAAACACGGGGGCAATATCCTCGAAACACTCACCCTATCACCACAACAGATCATCGCTCGGCTCTAA
- a CDS encoding ASCH domain-containing protein has translation MAEIEDLQETYPGAGTFQFGDSAETSAALIDLVRNSNKRATCAPLRDFKDDPDSMPVVGRIDIVADWDGHPTFVVKTVRVDEVRFCDVTENMAKADGFKDLLAWRKSTKASISRGGNHDPAMPMLFEFFSLVEDLDGRQIEEKS, from the coding sequence ATGGCCGAGATCGAAGACCTGCAAGAAACCTACCCCGGTGCGGGCACGTTCCAGTTTGGCGACTCCGCTGAAACCAGCGCGGCCCTTATCGACCTTGTGCGCAACAGCAATAAACGCGCGACCTGCGCGCCGCTGCGCGATTTCAAAGACGATCCAGACTCCATGCCCGTCGTCGGGCGCATCGACATCGTCGCCGATTGGGACGGACATCCAACGTTCGTCGTCAAAACCGTGCGCGTGGACGAGGTCCGCTTTTGCGACGTCACCGAAAACATGGCCAAGGCTGACGGGTTTAAGGACCTGCTGGCATGGCGCAAGTCCACCAAAGCCAGCATCAGTCGCGGCGGCAATCACGATCCCGCCATGCCGATGCTGTTTGAATTCTTTTCCTTGGTCGAAGACCTCGATGGGCGCCAGATTGAGGAAAAATCATAA
- a CDS encoding glutathione S-transferase family protein, with amino-acid sequence MADLSNFPITQKWVPKNTDIIQLFSYPTPNGVKVSIALEETGLNYEPHLVTLSDADVKSAAFLSLNPNNKIPAIIDPNGPDGPISLWESGAILMYLAEKTGQLMGSNAAEKAHVIKWLMFQMGGLGPMFGQLGYFAKFAGSEIEDPRPRERYIAEAKRLLAIVETELEGKDWIAGGFSIADIAIAPWLNALEYYGTQEVTGYHDLKNVPAYVERFMARPAVQRGKTIPAPKG; translated from the coding sequence ATGGCCGATCTGTCGAACTTTCCAATTACTCAGAAATGGGTTCCAAAAAATACCGATATTATTCAGCTTTTCTCATATCCAACACCAAATGGCGTTAAAGTCTCTATCGCGTTGGAGGAAACGGGGCTGAACTACGAACCCCATCTTGTCACGCTGTCAGATGCGGACGTCAAAAGTGCTGCGTTCCTGAGCTTAAACCCCAACAACAAGATCCCCGCGATCATTGACCCAAACGGTCCGGACGGCCCGATTAGTCTGTGGGAAAGTGGCGCGATCCTGATGTATCTGGCTGAGAAGACCGGTCAACTGATGGGATCAAATGCGGCAGAAAAAGCCCATGTTATCAAATGGCTGATGTTCCAGATGGGTGGCCTTGGTCCGATGTTTGGGCAGTTGGGCTACTTTGCAAAGTTCGCAGGGTCCGAAATCGAAGACCCGCGCCCGCGTGAGCGCTACATCGCAGAGGCCAAACGCCTTTTGGCGATCGTTGAGACAGAATTAGAGGGCAAAGACTGGATCGCGGGCGGCTTTTCAATTGCGGATATCGCCATTGCGCCTTGGCTGAATGCGCTGGAATATTACGGCACACAGGAGGTCACAGGTTACCACGATCTGAAGAACGTGCCGGCCTATGTTGAGCGGTTCATGGCCCGCCCAGCGGTGCAAAGGGGTAAGACGATCCCAGCGCCTAAGGGTTAA
- a CDS encoding DUF1127 domain-containing protein gives MTLVVSHTNNWLTSGLTELRTRYINRRNAAAKANIEAARFRRSLTELNALSNRDLLDIGISRADIPQIAFEQSQNELANENA, from the coding sequence ATGACATTGGTAGTATCCCACACAAATAACTGGCTGACGTCCGGTCTGACCGAACTGCGCACACGCTACATCAATCGCCGTAACGCAGCCGCCAAAGCAAACATCGAGGCGGCAAGGTTTCGGCGATCCCTGACAGAGCTGAACGCTTTGTCGAACCGAGACCTGTTGGATATCGGAATATCCCGCGCAGACATCCCCCAAATTGCATTCGAGCAATCACAGAATGAACTCGCAAATGAAAATGCATAA